A window from Hymenobacter volaticus encodes these proteins:
- a CDS encoding SusC/RagA family TonB-linked outer membrane protein translates to MKDASATAIYGARGANGVVIITTKKGLEGRTVVSYNGFAGFRRITKKLDVMNPDDYLNYQYERSRLIGNAAGGLPTFKSLFGSSNFASDTIMQARNAPFVNWQDEAFGRDAFQQTHNVSVAGGVKGTTYALSLTRNEEDGIQRGSDYVRNLVNFRFDTKATEKLRLGLNVRFNDQGTNGAGTSSSGSNTTSRLRNAVQYQPLLALRANGEVPDPSTFDPEFFATSSLVSPIVAIDNEYRNDRGQTVNIGANASLDLAKGLVFRTTAGFDITNTNLRTFNGRYSPTIRQASGGYAELPFATITTVRQNTLNNSNVLDYSVEKGMHSIGVLIGEEIYQQRNTQQYIQTNFLPVDITAERALANINQGVLPTGQTSQPVLPSTSIPQDYRLLSGFTRVTYSYDDRYLFTGTFRADGSSKFRQGNQWGYFPGASVAWRISRENFFKGLPAVSDLKLRLSYGQAGNNRIADFQTEYLFQAGSAPYALNHSIVLGSAPNILRNPDLKWEVTTSRNIGVDLALLDNRVQFTADAYYNTTSDLLINRPIPSVLGYLSQLKNIGETSNRGVELQLTGTIIQSDKFTWTATANTSFNRGRIESLGDGLSEISGIASGWAGTALNQDFVARVGQPVGQMYGYVTDGFLTADDFTAYVPATTAGGLGTWTPRTDQPLLNNLGLIGETAFRPGLIKLKDLNGDGRINSDDQTVIGNANPKLVGGFNQQFTFKSFDASLFLNFVLGNDIYNANKLEFTSNTANTAFNNVLDVMSNRYRTIKADGSLITSLDELREVNQNADIWTPTRAYFLHSWAVENGSFLRVNNLTLGYTLPKALTARAKIATVRFYATANNLYTFTKYTGYDPEVSTRRSSPLTPGVDYAAYPRSRAFLFGVNLSL, encoded by the coding sequence CTGAAGGATGCTTCTGCTACCGCCATTTACGGTGCTCGTGGCGCCAACGGTGTAGTAATTATCACGACCAAAAAAGGCCTTGAAGGCCGCACGGTGGTGAGTTATAATGGTTTCGCTGGTTTCCGTCGTATCACGAAGAAACTGGACGTTATGAACCCCGATGACTATTTGAATTATCAGTACGAACGGTCCCGGCTCATTGGCAATGCTGCAGGTGGACTGCCGACATTCAAATCTTTATTCGGCAGCAGCAACTTTGCTAGTGATACAATAATGCAGGCCCGCAATGCCCCTTTTGTTAACTGGCAGGATGAGGCTTTCGGACGTGACGCTTTCCAGCAGACACACAACGTATCGGTAGCAGGCGGTGTCAAGGGCACAACTTACGCACTGAGCTTGACTCGCAACGAAGAAGACGGTATTCAACGCGGCTCCGACTATGTGCGTAACCTTGTAAACTTTCGGTTCGATACGAAGGCGACAGAGAAGTTACGCCTCGGCTTGAATGTGCGCTTCAACGACCAAGGTACCAATGGAGCCGGTACGTCTAGCAGTGGTTCTAACACCACCTCGCGCCTTCGGAATGCCGTGCAGTATCAGCCGCTGTTGGCCCTCAGAGCTAATGGTGAAGTACCAGACCCAAGTACATTTGACCCGGAATTCTTCGCTACTTCTTCGCTTGTTAGCCCTATTGTTGCCATCGACAACGAGTATCGCAATGATCGGGGGCAGACCGTAAACATTGGTGCTAATGCCTCGCTGGATTTGGCAAAAGGATTGGTGTTCCGCACCACTGCAGGCTTTGATATCACGAATACCAACCTCAGAACGTTTAACGGCCGGTACTCGCCTACCATTCGGCAAGCTTCTGGTGGCTACGCTGAATTGCCTTTCGCCACTATCACCACTGTAAGGCAGAATACGCTTAACAACTCCAACGTTCTGGACTACAGCGTAGAGAAGGGAATGCATTCTATAGGCGTGCTGATTGGGGAAGAAATATACCAGCAGCGTAACACGCAGCAGTATATTCAAACCAACTTCTTACCTGTTGATATCACGGCCGAGCGCGCCTTGGCAAACATCAATCAAGGCGTACTTCCTACTGGCCAGACCTCGCAACCCGTCCTGCCGAGCACTAGTATCCCGCAGGACTACCGCTTGCTCTCCGGGTTCACCCGCGTAACTTATTCGTACGATGACCGCTACCTGTTTACGGGTACGTTCCGGGCCGATGGCTCTTCTAAATTCCGTCAAGGCAATCAGTGGGGATATTTCCCTGGTGCTTCGGTAGCGTGGCGTATCTCGCGTGAGAATTTCTTCAAAGGGTTGCCCGCTGTTTCGGACCTGAAGCTGCGTCTTAGCTACGGCCAGGCCGGCAACAACCGTATTGCTGACTTCCAGACGGAGTATCTATTCCAAGCAGGTAGCGCGCCTTACGCACTGAATCATAGCATTGTGCTCGGCTCGGCACCCAACATCTTGCGCAATCCTGATTTGAAGTGGGAGGTAACAACCTCACGTAACATAGGGGTTGACTTGGCCCTGCTCGACAACCGCGTGCAATTCACGGCCGATGCTTACTATAACACTACCAGCGACCTGCTGATTAACCGTCCAATTCCATCGGTTCTCGGCTATCTCTCGCAATTGAAAAACATTGGTGAGACTTCAAACCGTGGGGTTGAATTGCAACTGACGGGTACCATTATCCAGAGCGACAAGTTCACCTGGACAGCCACGGCTAACACTTCGTTCAACCGCGGCCGTATCGAAAGCCTCGGTGATGGGCTAAGTGAAATCTCGGGCATCGCTTCTGGCTGGGCTGGTACTGCCCTGAACCAGGACTTCGTAGCGCGGGTAGGTCAGCCAGTGGGCCAGATGTATGGCTACGTGACTGACGGCTTCCTCACGGCTGATGACTTCACGGCGTACGTTCCGGCTACTACGGCTGGTGGCCTCGGTACTTGGACTCCAAGAACCGATCAGCCCTTGCTCAACAACCTAGGTCTGATTGGTGAAACCGCCTTCCGGCCGGGTTTGATTAAGCTGAAGGACTTGAACGGTGACGGCAGAATAAACTCTGATGATCAGACTGTAATTGGTAACGCCAACCCGAAGCTTGTGGGTGGTTTCAACCAGCAATTTACCTTCAAGAGCTTCGACGCCAGCCTCTTCCTGAACTTCGTTCTTGGCAACGATATCTACAACGCCAACAAGCTTGAGTTTACTTCGAACACGGCCAACACGGCATTCAACAACGTGCTCGATGTTATGAGCAACCGCTACCGCACTATTAAAGCAGATGGTAGCCTCATCACCAGCCTAGACGAGTTGCGTGAAGTAAATCAGAACGCTGATATCTGGACACCTACCCGTGCTTACTTCTTGCACTCATGGGCTGTGGAGAATGGCTCGTTTCTACGCGTGAACAACCTGACACT
- a CDS encoding carboxypeptidase-like regulatory domain-containing protein, with amino-acid sequence MMKKQLLLWPLMICAASTAWAQQQRRISGVIRSEKGEGLPGVTVVVKGTTTGSSTNSDGTFLITLPATETNPTIRVSYIGYVSQDVTVGDKAQVNVTLLEDTQTLTDVVVIGYQQVQRRDVTGSVSSVSAQQIKDIPVNSAAEALTGRLAGVQLTSAEGTPGNQNVQVRVRGGGSVTQDNSPLYVVDGIQIENALSVIAPRILLRLTF; translated from the coding sequence TGAAAAAACAACTACTGCTGTGGCCGCTGATGATCTGTGCGGCATCTACAGCGTGGGCTCAGCAGCAACGGCGCATTTCCGGCGTTATCAGATCCGAAAAAGGTGAAGGCCTTCCCGGGGTAACGGTGGTAGTGAAGGGCACTACTACTGGTTCTTCCACTAACAGCGATGGTACTTTCCTGATTACGCTGCCTGCTACCGAAACCAATCCTACCATCCGCGTTAGCTACATCGGCTATGTATCGCAGGACGTAACAGTTGGCGACAAGGCCCAGGTAAATGTGACTCTGCTAGAGGACACGCAAACCTTGACAGACGTTGTAGTTATCGGTTACCAGCAGGTGCAACGCCGTGACGTAACTGGCTCAGTATCGTCGGTGAGTGCGCAGCAAATTAAGGATATTCCTGTAAACTCTGCCGCTGAAGCCTTGACCGGACGCTTGGCTGGGGTGCAACTGACTAGTGCTGAAGGCACTCCTGGCAACCAGAACGTGCAAGTACGTGTGCGGGGCGGTGGCTCCGTAACGCAGGATAACTCGCCGTTGTACGTAGTAGATGGTATTCAGATTGAAAACGCGCTGAGCGTTATTGCCCCCAGGATATTGCTTCGGTTGACGTTCTGA